The Armatimonadota bacterium genome has a segment encoding these proteins:
- a CDS encoding MinD/ParA family protein — MLDQAEALRELVRDRVMCCGSNLRPPKLYTIAVTSGKGGVGKTSIAVNLALLLARSGRRVRLVDADFGLSNAEVLLGIAPKYTLNDVLRGKVDASDAWSDGPEGLKLLSSGSGLEDMANLDGQAGVSLIDFVLRTATDGEIVIIDTSPGISESVSSILAFADEVMVVTTPEPTSITDSYAAMKVLVSRLPDAQITLVANCCASPAQASAVADGLKNVCERFLGRSFQRYEYLPSDGTVGWAIRTQKPLVLSSPQCAVGPWLRKMAIKLDDRIRRREFISAPMEMELVGV; from the coding sequence ATGCTTGATCAGGCCGAGGCTTTAAGGGAGCTTGTTCGAGACAGGGTTATGTGCTGCGGGTCAAATTTACGGCCACCAAAGCTCTATACTATAGCCGTAACAAGCGGTAAGGGTGGGGTAGGTAAGACCAGCATTGCTGTAAATCTTGCGCTGCTGCTTGCTCGTTCAGGAAGACGTGTGCGGCTGGTGGATGCAGATTTCGGTTTGTCCAACGCCGAAGTGCTGCTGGGTATTGCACCGAAATATACTCTCAATGATGTGCTTCGCGGCAAAGTCGATGCGTCCGACGCATGGAGTGACGGCCCCGAGGGTTTGAAACTGCTTTCGTCGGGATCGGGTTTGGAGGATATGGCGAACCTTGATGGGCAGGCAGGAGTCAGCCTGATTGATTTCGTTCTCAGGACGGCCACTGACGGTGAGATAGTCATAATAGACACTTCACCCGGAATCAGCGAGTCAGTCTCCTCAATCTTAGCATTTGCGGATGAGGTAATGGTAGTGACCACGCCTGAGCCGACATCCATTACCGATTCGTATGCTGCGATGAAAGTGCTGGTTTCCAGGCTTCCCGATGCTCAAATTACGCTTGTCGCCAACTGCTGCGCATCTCCCGCGCAAGCGAGCGCAGTCGCCGACGGATTGAAGAATGTATGTGAGCGATTTCTTGGCAGGAGCTTTCAGAGATATGAATATCTGCCCAGTGACGGCACTGTAGGGTGGGCGATCCGCACGCAGAAGCCTCTAGTGCTCTCATCACCGCAGTGTGCGGTTGGGCCTTGGCTAAGGAAGATGGCGATCAAGTTGGACGACAGGATTCGCAGGCGCGAGTTTATATCGGCTCCTATGGAAATGGAACTGGTAGGGGTGTAG
- the flhF gene encoding flagellar biosynthesis protein FlhF codes for MRIKTFEAPTMQEALVLAKMELGEDAVVLNTKHVKAGGLLGLGGHGKVELMAAIEDIAESGEQRAESTDMQMPRFQGEAAEPKPVMQAPQTIPSAAPLAAKLYGTTAVATDGGSEIGQLRSELKELSAVVERLLAGQSIQSPSISQDKPLLIRCGVDEGIARGVLSDLLSIEDPTQLASMLAAKMQGFATPLVLDRRQVIAVVGPTGVGKTTTLAKLAAKFSLEQGKKVALVTADTYRIGAVEQLRTYARIMGVPLEIALSPEEVTADVAKHQDKDVVLIDTVGRSQRSDEHLQELKAFVDAASPTETHLVIAASLAPEIQQEAVEKFKVLSPTRLIITKLDESPSRGCVVNLPLRTGLGISCLTAGQNVPQDIDFADAGKIARVVLEVV; via the coding sequence ATGCGAATTAAGACCTTTGAGGCTCCGACGATGCAGGAAGCGCTCGTACTTGCCAAGATGGAACTTGGCGAGGATGCGGTGGTGCTCAATACCAAGCATGTAAAGGCCGGAGGGCTGCTTGGCCTGGGTGGACATGGAAAAGTGGAGCTTATGGCCGCCATTGAAGATATAGCGGAGAGTGGAGAGCAGAGAGCAGAGAGTACGGATATGCAGATGCCTCGATTCCAAGGCGAAGCGGCTGAGCCGAAGCCTGTAATGCAGGCTCCACAAACAATCCCGTCTGCAGCACCGCTAGCCGCAAAGCTCTATGGCACAACAGCCGTCGCAACAGACGGTGGGTCTGAGATTGGTCAACTTCGCTCTGAACTAAAAGAACTCAGCGCAGTTGTGGAAAGGCTTCTGGCAGGGCAGTCGATTCAAAGCCCATCCATAAGCCAGGATAAACCTCTTCTAATCAGATGTGGAGTAGATGAGGGGATAGCGCGAGGAGTGCTTTCCGATCTGCTTTCAATAGAGGACCCTACTCAGCTTGCCTCTATGCTTGCTGCAAAGATGCAGGGATTTGCAACACCGCTGGTGCTTGATAGACGTCAGGTGATCGCAGTCGTCGGGCCGACCGGTGTGGGGAAAACCACCACACTGGCGAAACTTGCCGCAAAGTTCTCTCTGGAGCAAGGCAAGAAAGTCGCGCTGGTTACGGCAGATACATACAGAATCGGCGCTGTGGAGCAGCTACGCACTTATGCCAGAATTATGGGCGTGCCATTGGAAATTGCTCTTTCACCTGAAGAAGTGACTGCCGATGTTGCCAAGCACCAGGACAAAGACGTTGTGCTTATCGACACGGTCGGGCGAAGCCAGCGCAGTGACGAGCATCTTCAGGAACTAAAAGCATTTGTGGATGCCGCATCGCCGACCGAGACGCATCTTGTTATAGCAGCGTCGCTGGCGCCTGAGATTCAGCAAGAGGCAGTGGAAAAGTTCAAGGTCCTCTCGCCTACCAGACTTATAATCACAAAGCTGGATGAATCGCCCAGCAGAGGGTGTGTAGTTAATCTGCCTCTGCGGACTGGGCTTGGTATTTCATGCCTCACGGCGGGGCAGAATGTCCCACAGGACATAGATTTTGCCGATGCGGGCAAGATTGCCCGAGTAGTGTTGGAGGTTGTTTGA
- the flhA gene encoding flagellar biosynthesis protein FlhA, with product MAVAVPQQQDKSSSPLGAMSRHSDVMIAGVAVMIVGMMILPLPHWVLDMLLCANIALALSILLVSMYTSEPLQFSSFPSLLLMTTLFRLSLNISATRLILLHADAGAVISAFGSVVVGGNYVVGIVVFIILIIIQFVVITNGAGRVAEVAARFTLDAMPGKQMAIDADLNAGIIDEKEAQRRRKNVGREADFYGAMDGATKFVRGDAIAAIIMIIVNILGGFAVGIAQHGMDIMQALQTYTLLTVGEGLVTQIPALLISTATGLMVTKNGSEKSLGLELMTQIFSRPKAIAITATVFGVLVIVPGMPKIPLLSAAGLAGLVAYFLAQNEKQTAIDAAKAKALKAAAPAPTNPESMTDLIGVDPLALEVGYGLIPLADPKQGGELLDRITMIRKQAVMDMGVLVPAIRVRDNVQLGANEYVLKLRGTEIARGEVFLNQYLAMNPGGATEKLNGIDTVEPAFNLPATWISESQKMFAEVAGYTVVDPTTVLVTHLTELVRKHAAQLLTRQETQQLIDAAKEEAPTVVSELIPEVMGVGDVQKVLQNLLAERVSIRDIVAILESLADFAGATKDTDILTEYTRQRLALAICRQHQGPDGKISVFGLHPSVEQIITDNIRQTELGARLILDPSLVQELLSAIRVQVENLTERGFTPIALCSPRTRMHLRGLVEQSFSNLTVLSYAEIAPDINVDSIGMVKLKNAN from the coding sequence ATGGCTGTAGCAGTTCCACAACAACAGGATAAGTCTTCCTCGCCGCTTGGTGCGATGAGTCGTCACAGTGATGTGATGATTGCGGGCGTGGCGGTTATGATCGTCGGAATGATGATCCTGCCGCTGCCGCACTGGGTATTGGACATGCTGCTTTGCGCGAATATTGCACTTGCGCTCTCAATTCTACTCGTCTCGATGTATACCTCTGAGCCTTTGCAATTCAGCTCGTTTCCATCGCTGCTGCTGATGACGACGCTTTTCAGATTATCTCTAAACATATCCGCAACCAGGCTTATTCTGCTGCATGCTGATGCCGGTGCTGTTATATCCGCATTTGGTTCGGTCGTGGTCGGCGGTAACTACGTTGTCGGTATAGTTGTTTTCATAATCTTGATCATAATTCAGTTTGTGGTTATCACAAATGGTGCGGGACGTGTCGCTGAAGTCGCCGCGAGGTTTACGTTGGACGCTATGCCCGGCAAGCAGATGGCAATTGACGCCGATCTCAACGCTGGAATCATTGATGAAAAAGAAGCACAGCGTCGACGAAAAAATGTGGGGCGCGAAGCCGATTTCTACGGAGCCATGGACGGCGCCACCAAATTTGTGCGTGGTGATGCTATTGCGGCTATAATAATGATCATCGTGAACATCCTCGGTGGGTTTGCCGTGGGTATCGCCCAGCACGGGATGGACATAATGCAGGCTCTGCAGACTTATACGCTGCTGACCGTTGGTGAAGGTCTGGTCACTCAGATTCCTGCGTTGCTCATCTCTACTGCTACAGGTTTGATGGTAACTAAGAACGGTTCTGAGAAGAGTCTTGGCTTGGAACTTATGACCCAGATATTCTCCAGACCTAAAGCTATCGCAATAACGGCCACTGTTTTTGGTGTGCTTGTGATCGTGCCGGGAATGCCTAAAATTCCACTGCTTTCGGCTGCCGGGCTTGCCGGATTGGTCGCCTATTTCCTGGCTCAGAATGAGAAGCAGACTGCCATTGATGCGGCTAAGGCAAAGGCATTGAAAGCGGCTGCTCCAGCGCCCACTAACCCTGAGTCGATGACCGATCTGATTGGTGTCGATCCTTTGGCTTTGGAAGTCGGTTACGGCCTGATCCCGCTTGCCGATCCCAAACAGGGCGGTGAACTGCTTGACCGCATCACTATGATTCGCAAGCAGGCAGTTATGGACATGGGCGTTCTGGTTCCGGCTATTAGGGTTCGTGATAATGTCCAGCTCGGTGCCAACGAGTATGTACTAAAACTACGCGGCACTGAAATTGCGCGTGGGGAGGTTTTCCTCAATCAATATCTCGCCATGAACCCGGGTGGGGCTACTGAGAAGCTCAACGGGATAGATACGGTCGAACCTGCGTTCAATCTTCCAGCCACCTGGATATCGGAGTCTCAGAAGATGTTTGCTGAAGTTGCGGGATACACTGTTGTCGATCCGACGACTGTTCTAGTCACGCATCTTACCGAACTTGTCCGCAAGCATGCTGCGCAACTGCTCACCAGGCAGGAGACACAGCAGTTGATTGACGCCGCTAAAGAAGAGGCTCCGACTGTGGTGAGTGAGCTTATACCAGAAGTCATGGGTGTTGGCGATGTTCAGAAAGTATTGCAGAACCTGCTCGCTGAGCGAGTCTCAATTCGCGATATCGTTGCCATACTCGAATCACTGGCCGACTTTGCGGGAGCCACCAAAGATACTGATATTCTGACGGAATACACGCGCCAGCGTCTTGCGCTTGCGATCTGCAGGCAGCATCAGGGTCCGGACGGCAAGATTTCCGTGTTTGGCCTGCATCCGAGTGTGGAGCAGATAATCACTGATAACATCAGGCAGACCGAGCTTGGAGCACGGTTGATTCTGGATCCAAGCCTGGTACAGGAATTGCTATCTGCTATACGTGTTCAGGTAGAGAACCTGACTGAGCGGGGATTTACTCCCATTGCACTGTGCTCCCCAAGGACGAGGATGCACTTGCGGGGACTGGTTGAGCAATCATTCTCCAATCTTACGGTTCTCTCATATGCGGAGATCGCACCTGATATCAATGTTGACTCTATAGGAATGGTGAAGCTTAAAAATGCGAATTAA